From a region of the Solanum stenotomum isolate F172 chromosome 2, ASM1918654v1, whole genome shotgun sequence genome:
- the LOC125855232 gene encoding ethylene-responsive transcription factor RAP2-13-like, with translation MAAAIDIYSSSNFSDPLTEELMKALEPFMKGASCSSFSSSSSSPSTSSSSFYSFGEPNLYTDFCAIPSTATQMFSQGYSCFNNMGVAETGSIGLNHLTPSQILQIQAQIQLQNQQQLLQLHQQQQSLGLLTPTSTYSKNLNSTNFLGMKPVPMKQTGGASSQKATKLYRGVRQRHWGKWVAEIRLPKNRTRLWLGTFDTAEEAALAYDKAAYKLRGEFARLNFPHLRHQLNNEFSPLHSSVDAKLQAICQSLANPKSDDLCSKSNSKPRKSKTTAAAAVPVDSNSAQESSSKSEITIDDSLKGEFSYPENANIKIEASSSSPAPSEESSSSPESDITFLDFAEPPSFDESENFFLPKYPSVEIDWAAL, from the coding sequence ATGGCAGCAGCTATAGATATATACAGCAGCAGTAACTTCTCAGATCCTTTAACAGAAGAACTTATGAAAGCACTTGAACCTTTTATGAAAGGtgcttcttgttcttctttttcttcatcttcatcttcaccttcaacttcttcttcttctttctataGTTTTGGTGAGCCTAATTTGTATACTGATTTCTGTGCAATCCCATCAACGGCTACCCAAATGTTTTCACAAGGGTATTCGTGTTTTAACAATATGGGTGTAGCTGAAACAGGTTCAATTGGGCTTAACCATCTAACCCCTTCTCAGATATTGCAAATCCAAGCTCAGATCCAATTGCAGAATCAACAGCAACTACTACAactacatcaacaacaacagAGCTTAGGTTTGTTAACACCTACTTCAACATATTCTAAGAATCTGAATTCTACAAACTTTCTTGGTATGAAACCAGTCCCGATGAAGCAAACTGGTGGTGCTTCTTCACAGAAGGCTACTAAGCTTTATCGTGGAGTTAGACAACGCCATTGGGGTAAATGGGTTGCTGAAATTAGACTTCCTAAGAACAGAACCAGGCTTTGGTTAGGCACTTTTGATACAGCTGAAGAAGCTGCTTTGGCTTATGACAAAGCTGCTTATAAGCTAAGAGGAGAGTTTGCTAGACTTAATTTTCCACATCTAAGACATCAATTAAATAATGAATTCTCGCCTTTACATTCCTCCGTTGATGCTAAACTTCAAGCCATTTGCCAAAGCTTGGCTAATCCCAAATCAGATGACTTGTGTTCTAAATCTAATtccaagccaagaaagtccaaAACcacagcagcagcagcagttCCAGTGGATTCAAATTCAGCTCAAGAATCTTCATCAAAGTCCGAAATCACCATAGATGATTCATTGAAAGGAGAATTCAGCTATCCAGAAAATGCTAATATCAAGATTGAGGCATCATCATCATCCCCTGCACCATCTGAGGAATCATCATCTTCGCCTGAGTCTGATATTACTTTCTTGGATTTCGCTGAACCACCATCTTTCGATGAATCAGAAAATTTCTTCTTACCCAAGTACCCTTCAGTGGAGATTGATTGGGCAGCTCTTTGA